The nucleotide sequence GCCTCGCGGGCGGCGGTGGCGGCGGCCGAGACGGCCTCGGCCGCCGACGGGCCGAGCGCCGGGGTGATGCCGGTGAGGTGCAGGACGCGGGTGCCCGCGGCCAGGGCGGGCAGCACGTCGGCGGGGCGGACCGCGGAACCGGCGGAGCCGGCGCGGTAGTAGCTGACGCGGGTGAGGGTGCCCAGCCGGGGTTCGGTGAGCAGCAGTCCGGTGGGGCGGCCGGTGTCGTCGGTGACCGCGTGAGCGGTGTCGACGCCCTCGGCGCGCAGCGTGCGCAGGACCAGTGCCCCGAGTTCGTCCGCGCCGACCCGGCCGGCCCAGCGCACCCGGTGGCCGAGCCGGGCCAGCCCGATGGCGACGTTGGACTCGGCTCCCGCCACGGACAGACCGAGGCTGCCGCCGAGGCGCAGCGCGCCCTGCGCGCGCAGGGCCGCCATCGTCTCGCCGAAGGTCACCACCTCGGGCGGCGCCTGCGGGCCGGGTGCCGTCACGGGGTCTCCCCCGCGGCCACCGCGCGGAACTCGGCCGCGCGGGAACGGAGCAGGTCCAGGTCCCCGCCCTCGGCCGCGTCCCCGACGAGGGGTGAGCCGACGCCGACGGCGAGCGCGCCCAGGTCCAGGTAGTCACGGGCGGCCCGCGCGTCGACTCCGCCCACGGGCACGACAGGCACCTCGGGGAAGGGGTCGCGCAGGGCCCGCAGATAGCCGGGGCCGCCGAGGGCGCCGGGGAAGAGCTTGATCGCGGCGGCGCCCCGGGCGAGGGCGCGTTCGATCTCGGTCGGGGTCAGGGCGCCCATCAGGACGGGCACGCCGCAGTGCTGGAGCCCGTCGACGAGCGCGGGGGTCACGAGGTAGGACGCACCGGCGTCCACGGCGCGGGCCGCGTCCGCCGCGGAGCGTACGGTGCCGGCGCCGAGGAGCGCACCGGGACCGAGTTCCTCGCGGGCCCGCCTGATCACCGTGAGGGCGTCGGTGGTGGTGAGCGAGACCTCGACGGCCGCGATGCCCTCCTCGGTGAGGGTGCGTACGGTGCGCAGGGCCGCGGCGGGGTCCTTGCCGCGGACGATCGCCAACAGGCGGTGGGCTCGTAGGGATTCCACCAGGTTCATGGGAGCG is from Streptomyces asoensis and encodes:
- a CDS encoding bifunctional 4-hydroxy-2-oxoglutarate aldolase/2-dehydro-3-deoxy-phosphogluconate aldolase, which codes for MNLVESLRAHRLLAIVRGKDPAAALRTVRTLTEEGIAAVEVSLTTTDALTVIRRAREELGPGALLGAGTVRSAADAARAVDAGASYLVTPALVDGLQHCGVPVLMGALTPTEIERALARGAAAIKLFPGALGGPGYLRALRDPFPEVPVVPVGGVDARAARDYLDLGALAVGVGSPLVGDAAEGGDLDLLRSRAAEFRAVAAGETP